A stretch of Mesoplodon densirostris isolate mMesDen1 chromosome 7, mMesDen1 primary haplotype, whole genome shotgun sequence DNA encodes these proteins:
- the LOC132493215 gene encoding phosphatidylethanolamine-binding protein 1-like: protein MSVDLNRRSGPLSLQEVDERPQHPLQVKYGEAEADELGKVLTPTQVKNRPTSIAWDGLHPGKLYTLVLTDPDAPSRKDPKYRKWHHSLVVTMKGNDIRSGTVLSDYVGSGPPKGTGLHHYVWLVYEQDRPLKCDEPILSNRSGDHGGRFKVANFCKKYELRAPGAGTCYQAEWDDYVPKLYEQLSGKQRKARRWTSSQSPQAVFQFSGAYNQGPLAPNVIHLRLVIGCQCPALAPLKSNTGKSNKERVTLLLKLGHLDELRG, encoded by the exons ATGTCCGTGGACCTCAACAGGCGGTCCGGGCCTTTGAGCCTGCAGGAAGTGGATGAGAGGCCGCAGCACCCACTGCAGGTCAAATATGGCGAGGCGGAGGCTGATGAGCTGGGCAAAGTGCTGACACCCACCCAGGTGAAGAACCGGCCCACCAGCATTGCATGGGATGGCCTTCATCCAGGTAAATTGTATACCTTGGTCTTGACAGACCCGGATGCTCCCAGCAGGAAGGACCCCAAATACAGGAAATGGCACCATTCCCTAGTGGTCACCATGAAGGGCAACGACATCAGGAGTGGCACGGTCCTCTCCGATTATGTGGGCTCTGGGCCTCCCAAGGGCACAGGCCTTCACCACTATGTCTGGCTGGTTTATGAGCAGGACAGGCCACTGAAGTGTGATGAGCCCATTCTCAGCAACCGATCTGGAGACCACGGTGGCAGATTCAAGGTGGCGAATTTCTGCAAAAAGTATGAgctca GGGCTCCGGGGGCCGGCACGTGTTACCAGGCCGAATGGGATGACTATGTGCCCAAACTCTACGAGCAGCTGTCTGGGAAGCAGAGGAAAGCCAGGAGATGGACATCGTCCCAGAGTCCCCAAGCAGTGTTTCAGTTTAGTGGTGCAT ACAACCAGGGGCCACTAGCCCCCAACGTGATACATCTCAGGCTGGTTATTGGCTGTCAGTGTCCCGCTCTGGCTCCTTTAAAGAGCAATACTGGAAAAAGCAATAAGGAAAGAGTCACTTTGCTGTTAAAGCTTGGCCATCTAGATGAGCTGCGGGGCTGA